The following DNA comes from Rhodopseudomonas boonkerdii.
GCTTGAGGCCGTGCTTGGCGCCGGCGAGACCCGGCTCCTTGAAGATCGCATCGTGCAGCGGCGTCAGGCGATCCTGGATCTTGAGCGCACCGGCATAGTCACCCTTGAACACCTGCTGCATCAGTTCGGCGCACAGCTTGGGCGCCACATTGGCGGTGACCGAAATGCAGCCATGACCGCCAGCCGCCATATAGGACAGCGCGGTCATGTCCTCGCCCGAGAGCTGGATGAAATCCGGTCCCATGGCGTGGCGCTGCTTGGAGACGCGGCCGACATCGGCGGTGGCGTCCTTCACACCGGCGATGTTCTTCAATTCGTACAAGCGCGCCATGGTCTCGACGGACATATCGACCACGGAGCGCGGGGGAATGTTGTAGATGATGATCGGAATGCCTATGGCATCATTCACCGCCTTGAAGTGCTGATACATGCCCTCCTGGGTGGGCTTGTTGTAGTATGGCGTCACGACGAGAACGGCGTCGGCGCCGGCCTTCTCGGCATGCTGCGCCAGTGCCACGGCTTCACGGGTCGAGTTCGAGCCAGCACCGGCGATGACCGGCACGCGGCCCTTGGCCTCGTCGATGCACCATTCGACGACCTTCGCGTGCTCGTCATGGCTCAGGGTCGGGCTCTCGCCGGTCGTGCCCACGGGAACCAGGCCGTTGGAGCCTTCGGCGATCTGCCAGGCCACATGCGCGCGAAAACCTTCCTCGTCCAGCGCACCGGCTTTGAACGGAGTGACCAGAGCTGTGTAAGACCCCCGGAAAATCGTCTTGGTGGCTGCCATGGCCTGCTCCGAACGCGATGCGGCTTCCGCCGTCTGCTTGAACCTGTTGAACGAGCTGCGAGTCTTACCGGCTTCGGAGCTGCGGCGAAAGACCGCCGAAGGCGCGATCCGATCGGTTTTGCGGCGTTTCTGCCCCGATTTCGCCGCCGTGGCGCGGCACATCATGGTCCAAGGTGGCGGACATTGACGATTTGGTCACCCTTTCAATCAAATACATCGTGGGAATGCCGACGAAGATGTGATTCGCGGCGAGGAAACACCGTGACGCGACTGCTCCCAAATCCTGCGGCACGACGGACGGCGCTGCGCGCCGCCCTGGCGCTGATGATTGGCGTCTCGGTCCCCGCGCTCGAAGCGGGCGCCGCAGGCACGACCGATACCTCCAACACCTCACAGGCGGCGAAAGACGCCGCGGCCAAGCCTGCCGGCGGCAAGCCCGCTGCAGCCAAAGGCGCAACGGATAAATCGGCGGGAAAGCCTGCCCCGGCGAAATCGGCAGCCACCAAGCCGACCGACGTGAAATCGACGAAACCGAGCAGCGGCGGCAAGCCTGACGCGGCAAAGTCCAGCGCAGCCAAGCCAACGGCCGCCAAACAGACGACCACCAAACCCGACGCTTCCAAACCGATGGCCGCAAAGCCAGCGGCGACGCCCGCGAAGCATACGACGGGCACCATCAATCCAGCACCGACGATTCAGCCGGCGACGCGCCAGCATGCCGTCGCTCCGCCACCGGCCGCAAAGAAGCCGCCTGCCCGTGCCGCCATCGCCGCCACCAGTGCGACGCCGCAGGCCGATGCCGAGGCGCTAGAGAATGTCATCGAGCTCGTGCGCAAGGGCAAGAGCCCCGAAGCCGGTCAGGTCGTGCAGACCATCGGCGACCCCGTCGCGCGAAAACTCGGCGAATGGGTCTATCTTCGCAGCGAGAACAACAGCGCTTCCGTGGAGCGTTATCGCGCCTTTATCACCGCCAATCCGAGCTGGCCCTCGCAGACCTTCCTGCGTCGCCGCGCCGAGGCGGCGCTATGGGACGACAAACGTGACGACGGTGCGATCCAGTCCTATTTCGACAGCGAGAAGCCGATCT
Coding sequences within:
- the dapA gene encoding 4-hydroxy-tetrahydrodipicolinate synthase, encoding MAATKTIFRGSYTALVTPFKAGALDEEGFRAHVAWQIAEGSNGLVPVGTTGESPTLSHDEHAKVVEWCIDEAKGRVPVIAGAGSNSTREAVALAQHAEKAGADAVLVVTPYYNKPTQEGMYQHFKAVNDAIGIPIIIYNIPPRSVVDMSVETMARLYELKNIAGVKDATADVGRVSKQRHAMGPDFIQLSGEDMTALSYMAAGGHGCISVTANVAPKLCAELMQQVFKGDYAGALKIQDRLTPLHDAIFKEPGLAGAKHGLKLLGRGDESVRLPLLPVTEGTGKTIRAAMVHAGLIN